AAAGATCTTCCATCAGAAATCCTGCGACGCCTGCGCCACCCACCCCACCAGATCGCCAAACTGGATTCGCACCCAGACGCGGCCTGCATTGTCGGGCTGTGGTGGATCGGGCAACAGTGAGACTTGCGTGCCAAACGGCAGCGATCCGATTCGATTGCTTGGCTGACCGGGCGCTGGCACGCGCGGCTCACTGCGGACGTTGAGGGAAGGTCGGACGATCACCCAACGTTGAGGGAGTGGAGGCGGGGGAACCGTCTCGCCGGGGAAGCGGTAGATTTCGTCGGGCCGGGTCGGTTCGTAGTCCCGAAACAAATCCCACAACGTCCGATCAAATTTGGTCGCCCGATAAACGCTGGCGAAGGTGGCGTTGTTCAGTTTGAGTTGATCAAGATAGGCGGTAAACTGCTGAGGCGTGAGCGGTTGTGTTCCGGCTTCGTTGGTATAAGCGCCGAGGATCGGATAGACCGAGGGCCGGTAGCCCCAGCGCGTTTCGGGCTGAACGCGATTGAGGTGGCCGTAGGCCCAATCGGTGATGACGGTGCGCGGCGGGCGGAGGAAAGTGCCGTAGCACATTGGCATGAGACCGCCGCGACAGGTGGGCACAAGTTCGTCGAAGCGTTTGTCGAGATGGTTGAGGATGTTAGGGAACGAATTGAAGAAAAGCGTTTGGGGATCGAGGCTAAAATCGTCGGTGAGGTGGCGGGCGAGTTGCAGAGCGCGGGCGGGGCCGTCGGGACCGGTGAGCGAGCGCGCTTCGGCGTCGAAGATTGCGCCGAGGTAGCCGTCCTCTTGAATCGCGCGGCGGGCGTACATGGCTTCGTTGCGCGGCGCTTGAGGGTTGTTGAGGTAGATGCTGTACCAGGCCACCGGCCACAGCCCGGCGTCGCGAATTTGCTGGGCAACACGCGGCGCGGTTGCGCTGTCATAGGCGGCGTCGGGCGGCCTGAAGGTGAGCACGTGATAGAAGATGTAGCGCGCGCCAACGTGCTGGGCCAGTTCGATGGCTTCGGGTATGTCGGTTTCGGGCCAGGCCCAGATGGCTTTACCAAAGAGTTGAGGAGGCATAAGCAACGATTGGGCACGAAGGCACTAAGGCACAAGGACACAAAGTCTTTCTTCGTGTCTTTGAGTCTTCGTGTCTTCGTGTTGTAAAGCAGTCAGTCCGATGGAGAGTTTTGCAGTAAAGTCATGTACGACACTTCTTCGCCGTAGAAGGCGCAGAGCGAAGTCCAGAGCGTCGGGTGCGGCTGGGCCAGCGGGTGTTTGGCTTTCAATTCGCGGTAGGCCTCGATCACGCTCAGGCCTTCCTCTTCCTTCAAGGCCGCAATCGCAAACGTGGTTGAGCGGCTGATTCCGGCTCCGCAGGCTACCAGCACCTTGCGACCCAGCGACTTTTGCAGGCGCACAAAATCCACGCCCTCTCTCAGCAACGCTTTCGGCAATGGCTCGCCGTCTTCGACGTGGACGAAGCGGGCGGCGATGCCGATCTGTTGCACGCTCTCGGCCAACTGCAACATCGCGCCGATCTCGTGCGTCCGAAGGAGATCAACGTCCAGCGTTTCGACAAACTTGCCAACGTGAAGCCAGGGACGGATGGTGAACATTGGTTGATCACAACTTCAAGTGTGGCGCGTAGTGTTTAATGTCATTACGCAATTCGCCGTTACGTAATTGAGCCTCAAATCCTAGCAATGTGATTTGTTTTACAGATCGTCGCGCAAACCAATCCCAGTTATTGATTCGGTCAGCCGGGTGGTCAAGTACAAGAGTGTCGATATGCACAGCAATGATATTGGCCCAGTTGGTGCAAAAGACAGCACCTAAATGATGGTATTCAATTCCCTCGGGCGAAATTACAAGGTAGGTATGAGTCGCTGAGAACAACATGAAAATTGCCGCAGTCCCAAGAAAAATATAAATGAGTAAATCTCGCCATAAGTTATTAGAAAAGGAGCGGTTTTGCAATGATACTATCAACTGATTCAGGAGCAAGACAACTAAGAAAGATATAAGTGTTGCAGCACTAATCGAGCCAAGGCGCGAAATCAATGCTGGCCTATACACCTTTCCCGTTTTTTCTCCCATTTTCATTTCTTGTGCTCACTCAATCACTACTGGAACCAACTTCCTCTGCCTCACATCTACCAATCCCTTATCCGTCAACCCGGCTTCGGGGATGGAAGGCAGAGAAACGAACGAGAGAGTCATGAAGGGCGAGTTGAGGGGCGAGCCGAGTTCGCGGGCGGCGGCGTTCAACTTCTCCAGCGCCGCATTCACTTCTGCCGCCGGGCGGTCGCTCATCAGCCCAGCCACCGGCAGGGGCAGGTCGGCCAGCACCTTGCCCTCAGCCACAGCCACAAAGCCGCCGCGAATTTTCACAAGTGCGCGAACACACGTTGCCATGTCGTCGTCGTTCGTTCCCAGCACGACGATGTTGTGATGGTCGTGAGCCACCGTTCCGCCGATCGCGCCGCGCTTCAACCCAAAACCTTTGGCGAAGGCGACGGCGATGTTACCGTTCTTGCCGTGCCGCTCGACCACCGCAATCTTCAACACGTCCTGAGCCACGTCCGGCTGAACCTGACCGTCCACGACCTTTAGCTCCGCTTCGCGGAAATAATTGATGATCTGATCGGGCACAATCTCGATGACCCGAACCTTGACGCTGGCGCGCGACGATCCAACCGCCAGCCTGAAATGGGTTGCTTTGGTTCCGCGTTTGGCCTTCACCGTGTTCTTGAGCCAGGCGGCGTAACGGATCGGCGGCACCGTCACAACCAGCTTGCCATTTTCAGCGACCAGCCGCCCGCCCACATAAACTTGCGCGGGCGTGATCGGGTTTAGCGAGTCCGAAAGAATGAAGTCGGCGAAGCGGCCCGGCGTGAGCGCGCCCAGGCGATCATCCAGCCGGAAGTGTTCGGCGGCGTTGAGCGATGCCATTTGAATGGCCTGGAGCGGATCGAGGCCGAGCTTGATGGCTTCGTTGACGTTGTAATCAATGTGACCTTCGCCGGCAATGTCGGCGGAAAATTTGTCGTCCACGCAAAACATCATGCGCCGGGTGGGCAGGCTCTCGCGCACGATGCCGGAAATCAGGTCGCGCAAGTTGCGCTCGGACGATCCTTCGCGAATGATGACGGCCAGACCCACGGCCAGCCGCGCCTTCACGTCCTCAATCGTCACGCACTCGTGGTCGTCGGCCAACCGCCCGGTTGCATACGCCTCAAGGTCTTTGCCGGAGAGTCCGGCGGCGTGGCCGTTGGCAATCTTGCCTCGGGCGTGCGCCGCCAGAATCTTTTTGAGGTACGGCGCTTTGTATTCCAGAACTTTCGACGGATCAAGTTCGCCGAGGCTGATCGCGTCCGGCCAGGCCAGAATGCGGCGCACTTCTGCCGGGCCAAGTTCTGCGCCCGTCGTTTCGAGGCCGGGCGCGGTGGGCACGCGCGAGGAGACTTCGACGAAGAGGCGGTAAGGAAGTGTCGGGGCCGAACGAAAAAATTCGGCCAGCCCGTCGTAACCGGCCACGTTCGCCACTTCCATCGGGTCAACCAGAAGCGTGGTCGTGCCGGTCGGCACGACAACTTCGGCCAGCCGGTCGGGCGTGAGCAAAGCCGATTCGATGTGAATGTGGGCGTCAATGAAGCCGGGGATGGCAAAACGACCGCCTGCTTCAACAGTGGCGGTTGCCCGGCGATCACCGCCCGGTAGAACCGACACGATCCGGTCGCCGCAAATGCCAATGTCCGTCTCGACGATCTGCTCGCCGTAAACATCCACCAGCCGCACATTGCGAACGAGCAGGTCCAGTGGCCGCTCGCCGAGCGCCGCCCGAATCTGATCTTGCAGATCACTCACAACATTCATCAGAAGGATTCACCGCAAAGACGCGAAGAACGCAAAGAAAGTCTTTTTCTCTTTGTGCCCTTCGCGCCTTCGCGGTAAAGATCAATGGCCGCGCTCGCCGCGAACGTAGGGCAGGCCCAGCGCCGCCGGAGCGCCGAGACGCTGGCGCAGTGCCTGGCGCGAGCCGATGATGAGAACGATGATAGTGAAGGCGTACGGCAACATTTGCATGAAGAAGCCGTAGTAAGGGTTGTAGTAAAAGGGGTTGTTGAAACCGAAGAGCGTCGTCGGGCCTTGAATGTCGAGGATGGCGCGGCGGAGCGCGCCAAAGGCGTAGGAGCCAAAGGCGGCCCGCCACGGATCCCACTGGGCAAAGATCACGAGTCCGACCGCGATCCATCCCTGCCCCGACGTGGTCAACTCGCTGAACCAGCCGGGTGAGATTGCCAGGCTGATCGTGCCGCCGGCCAGCCCGGCTAACATGCCGCCCAGGAAGACGTAGAAATAGCGTAGTTGGTAGACGTTAAGGCCCATCGCGTCGGCGGCAGTCGGGTTTTCGCCGATGGCTCGCAGGTGCAGGCCGGGGCGGGTGCGGTTAATATAGAACCACACCAGCGGCAGCATGGCGAAGCCCACGTAGACCATCACGCTCTGGTCGGTGAAAAAGATTGGGCCGACGACAGGGATGGCCGACAACAGGGGAACCGTGAACCGGGGCAGGAGGGTGATTGTGCCGGCTTTGCTCAAGCCTTCGCCGAACACCAGGCTCAGGCCGGTTCCCAAAAATGTAAGGGCCAGACCGCTCACCACCTGATCAGCCTGAAAGTGAATGGTGACAATGCCGTGCAGAATCGCCAACAGCCCGGCCATGAGCATCGCCACCAGCAATCCCAGCCAGCCGTTGCCGGTGGCCACCGTCACGCTGAAGGCGCTCATCGCGCCCATCAGCATCATGCCTTCCACGCCCAGGTTGAGCACCCCGGATCGCTCGGCAAAAATTTCGCCGATGGTGGCGAACAATAACACGGTGCCGCTGGCGACGCCCGCTTGAAGAATGATGATGGGATCCATCGCTAAATCTCCCCTGCCCGAACGACCCGGACTCGATAACGCAACAGCACGTCGCTGGCGATGAGCATGAACAGAATGATGCCTTGAATGAGGCGCGGCACACCCGCCGGTTGAATTTCGCGCCCGGCCAGGATGAGGCCGCCAAACAGGATGGCGACGACGATCACCACCAGCGGGTTGAGCTTGGCCAGCCAGGCAATGATGATGCCGGTGAAGCCATAGCCGGGGGAGATGCTGGTTTGCAAACGGTGCACCACGCCGGCGATCTCGCTCATGCCGGCCAGCCCGGCCAGCGCCCCGGACGTCATCATCACCAGCACCGTATTCTTCACGATGTCGATTCCGGCATACTGGGCGGCGCGCGGGTTGTCGCCGATGAGGCGAATTTCGTAGCCCCAGCGACTGCGATAAAGAATGTACCAGATGATAAAGGCGGCAATGATGGCAATGATCAAACCGGCGTGAGTCGTCAAACCACGAAACGCCGGTATCTGTTTGGCATAATCGGCCAGGCGCGGCAGCCAGGCCGCCTTCTGGAAGGTCTTGCTCAACTGGAAGCCGCCTTCGCTCCACACCCCGAAGACAAAGTAATTGACCAGGGCAACGGCAATATAGTTCAACATCAGGGTCGTGATGATTTCGTTGACATTAAGCCGGGCCTTGAGCCAGCCGGGGATGAAGCCCCACAACGCGCCGCCGGCCACCCCGGCAATCAACATCACCGTTATTGCCACCGGGCGAGGAGCGGTTTCTGGAACCAGGCCGGACAGGATCACCGCGCTGGCCCCAAGCGCTCCTATGTAGAACTGGCCTTCGGCGCCGATGTTCCACAGCTTCATGCGGAACGCCAGCGAGCAGGCCAGGCCGACCATGATCAGCGGTGTGGCCTTGACCAGCGTGTCGGAAAACACGCCAATGTCGCCGAAAGCGGCTTTGCCGATGTGGACGTAAGCCGCAATGGGGTCGCCGCCGACCAGCTTGAGTATCACCGCGCCCAAAATCAGCGCCACGATGATTGCGCCCAACGAGACAGCAGGACTCAGCCAGCGCGGCACGTCGAGGCGCGGTTCGATTTTGATCGTAAATGGAAGGCCGGACTTTGCTTGAGCAGTTGTTGCCACATGTACCTCCAGGGGTTTGAGATTCGAAAGCTGAGAGACTGCCGTAGCCAACTTCTAGCCATCAACCGTCTGTCGTTTGGCCCCGGTCATCATCAAGCCAATCTGTTCCAGATCGTGCTCAACCAGGTCGCCCACAATTTCGCCTTCGTAGATCACCAGGATGCGGTCGCTCAAGGCAAAAATCTCTTCCAGTTCTTCGGAGATGAGCAGGACGGCGGCTCCCGCCTCACGCTGAGTCAACAGCAGACGTTGCACGCCTTCGATTGCGCCCACATCCAGGCCGCGCGTGGGTTGCACGGCAATCAACAACTTGGGTTGGGCCGACAGCTCACGGGCCAGGATCACTCTCTGCAAATTCCCGCCGGAGAGCAGCCGGGCCGACACGTCCACGTTCGGCGCGAGGATTGCGTATTCGTCTTTCAACGTTTCGGCTCGCTTGCGCGCCGCCAGGCTGTTGAGCGACCAGCCTTGCGCCAGCGGCGGGTGGCGATAGCTTTTCATGATCACGTTGTCCACAATGCTCAGGTTGGGGGCCGAGCCAACGTGGTTGCGATCTTCAGGGATGTGAGCCACGCCTTTTTGAATGGAGGCCATGGCCGACCGGTTCGACACGTCTTCGCCGTTGACCAGAATCCGGCCCGAGGCGCAGCGCCGCAAGCCGGTGATCACTTCGGCCAGTTCGCGCTGGCCGTTGCCGGCCACCCCGGCCACCCCCACGATCTCCCCGGCCCGCACCGTGAGCGACAGATTCTTCAAGGCCGGCCGGTTTTTGTCGTTAATGGCGTTCACCTGGTCCAACTGCAAAACAACCTCTCCGGGCGCTTGCGGTTTCTTGTCGAGGAGGAAGAGAACGGCGCGGCCCACCATCAGTTTGGCCAGTTCGGCTTTGGAGGTGTCGGCGGTCTTGAGGCCGGCGGCCGTCACCTTGCCATGACGCAGGACGGTGATGCGGTCGGCGATGCTCATCACTTCGTGGAGCTTGTGGCTGATGAAGACGATGGATTTGCCTTCGGCGGCCATGGCTCGCAGAGTCTTGAACAGGCCTTCGATCTCCTGCGGGGCCAGCACCGCCGTTGGCTCGTCCATGATCAACACTTGCACGCCGCGATAGAGCATTTTGAGGATTTCGACTCTCTGCTGTTCGCCGACCGAGAGTTGCCAGATTTTAACGTTAGGCGTGATGCGCAACCCGAAACGCTCGCCAAGCTCGGCCATTTGTTTGTCGTAATCGGAAAGGCGCATGAAGAAGCGCGGCTCGTCGAGGCCTAGCAAAATATTTTCGGTGACGGTCTGGGAGGGGATGAGGGTGAAATGCTGGTGGATCATGCCCAGGCCGCGGGCGATGGCGTCGCGGGGAGAATTGAAGGACACGGTTTCCCCGCGCACGGCGACGACTCCGGCCTCGGGCTTGTAAAGCCCGGCCAGGACGCTCATCAGGGTGCTCTTGCCGGCGCCGTTCTCGCCCAGCAAGGCGTGAATTTCCCCGGCCCGCAGATCAAAGTCAACATGATCGTTGGCCAGCACACCAGGGAAGCGTTTGACTATGCCTCGCATTTCGACAACGTTGTCGGCCATGAACTCAGTCCTTTACAAAGAGGCGCATAAATGTAGGGGCGACGTAACGTCGCCCCTACAAACAATCAGGTTATCAGAAAACGTCAGCCGCCGATGTCGGGCAGTTCGGCGGTGATGCCGTCGGCCCACCAGTACATGCAGGTACTGCAGGGCGAGCCAAATTCCTTAAAGCCGTCGAGGTCGAGTTGTTCAAGCGAGACGCCGTCGGCCAGGATTTCGTTGCCCTTGTTGTCATTGAGCGGGCCTTTGAAGACATCGAACCGGGTGAACTCTCCGGCCAGGGCCAGGGCCATCGTGTCTTGAATCATCTTCACGTCCTCGGCGGGCAAGTCGGCCACACCGGGTTGCGGGGTTTGACCTTCCATGAAACCATAGAGACCCAGCGCGCCGGTGTCGGCATCGAAGTATTCAAAGCCGGGTTTGTAGGCGCCGTCCTTGACTTCCTGAGCGATGCGAGCGTAGACCGGGCCCCAATCCCAGTACATGGTCGTCAGACAACGCTCGACCTTGCAGTTGCCGTTCCAGTCGTAATTGATGCCCCACTTGCCCTTTTCCTGGGCCACATCGCCGGCGGCGGGTGTGTCAGCGCCGGTGAAGACGACCTGCGCGCCGGCGTCAAAGAGTGAAGCGGCGGCTTCTTTCTCGATCACCGGGTCATGCCAGGTGTTGATCCAGCGCACGTCCATGGTGCATTCGGGACAGGTCTTGCGCATGCCAATGGCAAAGGCGTTGCCCAGGCGCAGTTCTTCGGGGATCGGGAAGGTAGCCATGTAGCCGATCTTCGGGTTGCCGTCGGTCTTGGCGCGCGAGCCGGCCAGCATACCGGCCATGTACTTCATGGTTTCCATCGCGCCGAACAGGTTGCCGAAGTTCGTTTCGTTGGTCTTGAAGCCGGAGATGTGGACGAACATGGTGTCGGGGAACTCTTCAGCCACGGCGGCCATGGCGTCCATGTAGCCGAACGAGGTGCCGAAGATCAGGTTGAAGCCCTTGCGAGCGAGACTGCGATACACTTGCTCGGCCTCAGCGCCTTCAGGCACGAGTTCGATGTAGGCGACGTGGGTGTCCGGCACATTCTGTTCGACGTACGTCAGGCCTTCGTAGTGGGCCTGGCTCCAGCCGCCGTCGTCGTGCGGGCCAATGAGCACCATGGCTACATTGAACTTGCCCGCTTCAACATCCGGGATCTGAAAGCCGGTCTCGGGCGGAGCGGTGGCCGCTGGCGGTTCGGTCGCCGCCGGGGGCTGGGTGGCGGCGGGCGGTTGAGTCGCCGCCGGGGGTTGGGTGGCCGCTGGGGGCGGGGCGGCGGTGGTGGCGGCGCCACCACAGGCTGTTACGACGAAGGCCGCAATCATCAGCAGGCTCGTCAACGTCCAAAGTTTTTTAGCAAACATTTCTAGACTCCTCCTTGTTGAGTCAGCAGAACACTTTTATTTCTCTTCAATGACGGCAATAAAACAACTTGAGCGATAAGACTCACCTCCTTCAACGAGTGTGGGGCAAAACTTACGGCCCGATCCAGGTGCCGGTTTCGCCCGCCAGGGCGCGGCCAATGTTTTCCGGGTTGGTGATCAACGCCTGCTTGCCGCCGCGCTCCAGGAACCAGATGACGGCCTGAATTTTAGGCCCCATGCTTCCTTTAGCAAAGTGGCCGACCTCTGAATACTGGCGGGCTTCAGCCAACGTGATCCGGTCGAGCCATTGCTGGTCAGGCTTATTGTAATTGAGGGCGACTTTTTCGACAGCGGTAGAAATGACGAACAAATCGGCCTGAATACTGTTCGCCAGCAATGAGGAAGCATAGTCTTTGTCAATGACGGCTTCTACGCCGATGAGTTCGCCCTTCTCGTTTTCGACGACGGGGATGCCGCCGCCGCCGACGGCTACAACCGTGAAGCCGGCTTTGATCAGCGTTTCAACGGCTTCGCGCTCGACGATGCGTTTGGGCAAGGGCGAGGCCACGACTCGCCGCCAGCCCCGTCCGGCGTCCTCGACCATCGCCCAGCCTTCCTGCTCCATCTTCACTTTCGCTTCAGCCTCGCTCATAAACGACCCAATCGGCTTGGACGGACGCTGAAAAGCCGGATCGTTTTTGTTCACCAGCACCTGCGTCACTACCGTCGTCGCCTCTTTCTTCATGCCCCGTTTCTTGAACTCGTTGTGCAGGGCTTTCTGGAACATGTACCCAATCGCGCCCTGAGTGTCTGCCCCGCAGGCGTCCAGCGGCACTTCGTGCAACTCGTGCCTGGCCAACTCCGACCGCCTGAGAATGAAACCTACCTGTGGCCCGTTGCCGTGCGTCACGATCACATCCCAGCCGGCTTCAATCATCCCGGCGATGTGCTTCATCGACTCACAGGCCGCCAGGTATTGATCGTTAACTGTCTTGTGTTTCTCGTCGGCGATAAGGGAGTTGCCGCCGACGGCCACAACCGCGACTTTGCTCATAGTTCAATTTTCAATGCACAATACACAATGCACAATTGAGAATTGTGCATTGTTATTTGTGAATTGCCCTAGTGCATTGTCAACGCCATCACCGCCTTTTGGGCGTGCAGGCGGTTCTCGGCCTCATCGTACACCACCGAATTCGGGCCGTCTATCACTTCATCTGTCACTTCCAGCCCCCGGTCGGCTGGCAGGCAGTGCATGTAAATTGCGTCTTCCTTGGCCAGCTTCATCCGCCGCCCGTCGGTGATCCAACTCCGATATTTCTCGATGAGCGCCTTGCCTTCATCCTTGCCCGTCGTCGTCACCAGCGGCCCCCAACTCTTCGGGTACACCACGTCGGCGTCCTTGAAAGCCTCATCCATGTTATCAGTTACCTCAAAGCCCACATGATACTTCTTGGCGTTTTCCCGCGCCTGCTCCATGATTTCCGGCATCAGCTTGAACTCCGGCGGATGGGCCAGCACCACGTCGCAACCAAAGCGGGTCATTTGCAGAATCAGGGATTGAGGGACAGAGATGGGTTTGCTGTAGGAAGCGGCGTAGGCCCACGAGACCGCCACTTTCTTCCGCTTCAGGTCGCGGCCTTTCTTCTCGATGATGGTCATGAGGTCGGCCAGGCACTGAAAGGGGTGGTAGACATCGCACTGCATGTTGAGGATCGGGGCGCGGCTGGCGCGGGCCACTTCGTTTTCGTACTTGTTGCCGAACTGCCAGTCGCACTGGCGAATGGCGATGCCGTCGAAGTAACGCCCGAAAATTTCGCCAATCTCTTTGGCCGTGTCGCCGTGGGAAATCTGGGTAGTCTCCGAGTCGATGAAGGCGGCGTGGCCGCCAAGCTGGGCCATGCCGGCTTCAAAGGAGCCGCGGGTGCGGGTGGAGGTAAAGAAGAAAAGCATGGCCAGGGTTTTATCCCGCAAGAGCGCGTGAGGCTGGCCGAGGGTGCGCTGGCGTTTGAGGTCCCAGGCCACATCCAGCACGGTTTCGACTTCTTCCTTGCTGAAGTCCAGGTCGCCGATAAAGTCCCGGCCACGAAAGTTGGTTTGCATGTTTGTATTATTCTCCTTGAAGATTATGAAGGTTCAGCGTCCCACTTTTCGCACCACGTGGAACTTGAAGTAACCAGGCGTAAAGTGACTATGCGAGTGATCGATGGCCCGCCCGTCCTGCGTGTACAGCACGGCTTCGAAATGCAACAGCGGCGTGCCGCGTTGCAGGCTCAGGTGGCGGGCCAGCGACCCGTCCGCCGACTCGGCGGTGATGGCCGTGCGCGACTGGCCCAGGGCCGGGTTGCCGCGCTTGAGCAATAAGTCCAGCACCGAGCCGCTAAAGTTTTCCATTTCTTCCTGAGTGACAACTCCTGTCGGCAAAACATCTGTCAAATAGGCAACGGGCACCGCCCCGGCATAAATGGTGCGGGCGATTTCGACGACGGACGCGCCCGCCGCCAGGCCAAGTGAGGCGGCGTGCTTATCGTCGGCAGGGCATTCGTTGACCACCAGGTCAGTCACGTATGTTTCCAGGTTCAGGCGACGGGCCAGGGTATCAATGCTCTCCAGCACTTCCAGTCCGCTTTCAATGATGGGGTGCGGAGCCAGCACAAACGTGCCTACGCCTGGTTTGCGAGCAATGCGGCCCCGCTCTTCAAACAACCGCATGGCTTCGCGCAGCGTTGCCCGCGAG
The sequence above is drawn from the Chloroflexota bacterium genome and encodes:
- a CDS encoding SH3 domain-containing protein; the protein is MPPQLFGKAIWAWPETDIPEAIELAQHVGARYIFYHVLTFRPPDAAYDSATAPRVAQQIRDAGLWPVAWYSIYLNNPQAPRNEAMYARRAIQEDGYLGAIFDAEARSLTGPDGPARALQLARHLTDDFSLDPQTLFFNSFPNILNHLDKRFDELVPTCRGGLMPMCYGTFLRPPRTVITDWAYGHLNRVQPETRWGYRPSVYPILGAYTNEAGTQPLTPQQFTAYLDQLKLNNATFASVYRATKFDRTLWDLFRDYEPTRPDEIYRFPGETVPPPPLPQRWVIVRPSLNVRSEPRVPAPGQPSNRIGSLPFGTQVSLLPDPPQPDNAGRVWVRIQFGDLVGWVAQASQDF
- a CDS encoding dual specificity protein phosphatase family protein; protein product: MFTIRPWLHVGKFVETLDVDLLRTHEIGAMLQLAESVQQIGIAARFVHVEDGEPLPKALLREGVDFVRLQKSLGRKVLVACGAGISRSTTFAIAALKEEEGLSVIEAYRELKAKHPLAQPHPTLWTSLCAFYGEEVSYMTLLQNSPSD
- the ade gene encoding adenine deaminase, translating into MNVVSDLQDQIRAALGERPLDLLVRNVRLVDVYGEQIVETDIGICGDRIVSVLPGGDRRATATVEAGGRFAIPGFIDAHIHIESALLTPDRLAEVVVPTGTTTLLVDPMEVANVAGYDGLAEFFRSAPTLPYRLFVEVSSRVPTAPGLETTGAELGPAEVRRILAWPDAISLGELDPSKVLEYKAPYLKKILAAHARGKIANGHAAGLSGKDLEAYATGRLADDHECVTIEDVKARLAVGLAVIIREGSSERNLRDLISGIVRESLPTRRMMFCVDDKFSADIAGEGHIDYNVNEAIKLGLDPLQAIQMASLNAAEHFRLDDRLGALTPGRFADFILSDSLNPITPAQVYVGGRLVAENGKLVVTVPPIRYAAWLKNTVKAKRGTKATHFRLAVGSSRASVKVRVIEIVPDQIINYFREAELKVVDGQVQPDVAQDVLKIAVVERHGKNGNIAVAFAKGFGLKRGAIGGTVAHDHHNIVVLGTNDDDMATCVRALVKIRGGFVAVAEGKVLADLPLPVAGLMSDRPAAEVNAALEKLNAAARELGSPLNSPFMTLSFVSLPSIPEAGLTDKGLVDVRQRKLVPVVIE
- a CDS encoding ABC transporter permease, yielding MDPIIILQAGVASGTVLLFATIGEIFAERSGVLNLGVEGMMLMGAMSAFSVTVATGNGWLGLLVAMLMAGLLAILHGIVTIHFQADQVVSGLALTFLGTGLSLVFGEGLSKAGTITLLPRFTVPLLSAIPVVGPIFFTDQSVMVYVGFAMLPLVWFYINRTRPGLHLRAIGENPTAADAMGLNVYQLRYFYVFLGGMLAGLAGGTISLAISPGWFSELTTSGQGWIAVGLVIFAQWDPWRAAFGSYAFGALRRAILDIQGPTTLFGFNNPFYYNPYYGFFMQMLPYAFTIIVLIIGSRQALRQRLGAPAALGLPYVRGERGH
- a CDS encoding ABC transporter permease, whose protein sequence is MATTAQAKSGLPFTIKIEPRLDVPRWLSPAVSLGAIIVALILGAVILKLVGGDPIAAYVHIGKAAFGDIGVFSDTLVKATPLIMVGLACSLAFRMKLWNIGAEGQFYIGALGASAVILSGLVPETAPRPVAITVMLIAGVAGGALWGFIPGWLKARLNVNEIITTLMLNYIAVALVNYFVFGVWSEGGFQLSKTFQKAAWLPRLADYAKQIPAFRGLTTHAGLIIAIIAAFIIWYILYRSRWGYEIRLIGDNPRAAQYAGIDIVKNTVLVMMTSGALAGLAGMSEIAGVVHRLQTSISPGYGFTGIIIAWLAKLNPLVVIVVAILFGGLILAGREIQPAGVPRLIQGIILFMLIASDVLLRYRVRVVRAGEI
- a CDS encoding ABC transporter ATP-binding protein; amino-acid sequence: MADNVVEMRGIVKRFPGVLANDHVDFDLRAGEIHALLGENGAGKSTLMSVLAGLYKPEAGVVAVRGETVSFNSPRDAIARGLGMIHQHFTLIPSQTVTENILLGLDEPRFFMRLSDYDKQMAELGERFGLRITPNVKIWQLSVGEQQRVEILKMLYRGVQVLIMDEPTAVLAPQEIEGLFKTLRAMAAEGKSIVFISHKLHEVMSIADRITVLRHGKVTAAGLKTADTSKAELAKLMVGRAVLFLLDKKPQAPGEVVLQLDQVNAINDKNRPALKNLSLTVRAGEIVGVAGVAGNGQRELAEVITGLRRCASGRILVNGEDVSNRSAMASIQKGVAHIPEDRNHVGSAPNLSIVDNVIMKSYRHPPLAQGWSLNSLAARKRAETLKDEYAILAPNVDVSARLLSGGNLQRVILARELSAQPKLLIAVQPTRGLDVGAIEGVQRLLLTQREAGAAVLLISEELEEIFALSDRILVIYEGEIVGDLVEHDLEQIGLMMTGAKRQTVDG
- a CDS encoding BMP family ABC transporter substrate-binding protein, whose translation is MIAAFVVTACGGAATTAAPPPAATQPPAATQPPAATQPPAATEPPAATAPPETGFQIPDVEAGKFNVAMVLIGPHDDGGWSQAHYEGLTYVEQNVPDTHVAYIELVPEGAEAEQVYRSLARKGFNLIFGTSFGYMDAMAAVAEEFPDTMFVHISGFKTNETNFGNLFGAMETMKYMAGMLAGSRAKTDGNPKIGYMATFPIPEELRLGNAFAIGMRKTCPECTMDVRWINTWHDPVIEKEAAASLFDAGAQVVFTGADTPAAGDVAQEKGKWGINYDWNGNCKVERCLTTMYWDWGPVYARIAQEVKDGAYKPGFEYFDADTGALGLYGFMEGQTPQPGVADLPAEDVKMIQDTMALALAGEFTRFDVFKGPLNDNKGNEILADGVSLEQLDLDGFKEFGSPCSTCMYWWADGITAELPDIGG
- the arcC gene encoding carbamate kinase — its product is MSKVAVVAVGGNSLIADEKHKTVNDQYLAACESMKHIAGMIEAGWDVIVTHGNGPQVGFILRRSELARHELHEVPLDACGADTQGAIGYMFQKALHNEFKKRGMKKEATTVVTQVLVNKNDPAFQRPSKPIGSFMSEAEAKVKMEQEGWAMVEDAGRGWRRVVASPLPKRIVEREAVETLIKAGFTVVAVGGGGIPVVENEKGELIGVEAVIDKDYASSLLANSIQADLFVISTAVEKVALNYNKPDQQWLDRITLAEARQYSEVGHFAKGSMGPKIQAVIWFLERGGKQALITNPENIGRALAGETGTWIGP
- a CDS encoding ornithine carbamoyltransferase, translated to MQTNFRGRDFIGDLDFSKEEVETVLDVAWDLKRQRTLGQPHALLRDKTLAMLFFFTSTRTRGSFEAGMAQLGGHAAFIDSETTQISHGDTAKEIGEIFGRYFDGIAIRQCDWQFGNKYENEVARASRAPILNMQCDVYHPFQCLADLMTIIEKKGRDLKRKKVAVSWAYAASYSKPISVPQSLILQMTRFGCDVVLAHPPEFKLMPEIMEQARENAKKYHVGFEVTDNMDEAFKDADVVYPKSWGPLVTTTGKDEGKALIEKYRSWITDGRRMKLAKEDAIYMHCLPADRGLEVTDEVIDGPNSVVYDEAENRLHAQKAVMALTMH
- a CDS encoding GntR family transcriptional regulator, whose protein sequence is MNPTARPKTQMDSRPLYLRAEEALGQWIDSLSPGERLPTEPELAKRLSISRATLREAMRLFEERGRIARKPGVGTFVLAPHPIIESGLEVLESIDTLARRLNLETYVTDLVVNECPADDKHAASLGLAAGASVVEIARTIYAGAVPVAYLTDVLPTGVVTQEEMENFSGSVLDLLLKRGNPALGQSRTAITAESADGSLARHLSLQRGTPLLHFEAVLYTQDGRAIDHSHSHFTPGYFKFHVVRKVGR